In Limosilactobacillus sp. WILCCON 0051, a single window of DNA contains:
- the cas9 gene encoding type II CRISPR RNA-guided endonuclease Cas9 (Cas9, originally named Csn1, is the large, multifunctional signature protein of type II CRISPR/Cas systems. It is well known even to general audiences because its RNA-guided endonuclease activity has made it a popular tool for custom editing of eukaryotic genomes.), whose translation MTTSKDYSLALSIASDRIGYAAIDNNFKVIHRDRKRVVGVSKFTPGETAEETRLKRTSRRNTARRRRRISYLNDFFAPHLAKVDPDFLHRLKYSFVNNEGLFSEPKLTAQYFQKYPTIYHLRQALMTEKRQFDLRLIYLAIHHLVKYRGHFLSDLPMASFAEDDALDLDVCLQTINSLLAADPATAMIELNADTKTGTQLKTLLLDKQAKKGQLKKAAVELLINSSEKGKLLKLEKQAATAVVNAITGDDFSIDQLYRPETPTGIKLNFGSETFDQDVLELGDLLTSERQAILQVLERLYSRLTLERLVPDGKSISQAKIEAYDRYDQQLHVLKRFWLDADLKDYRILKDAYDRYAGKKRNARPDKNLTREQFNDVVKKVLKQQRYQAVPAAQQLLAWIDADNFLVKQRIRENSAIPHQLIQHELDLIINNQWQYYPFLAEPNPVEERRDEAPYKLDELIAFRIPYYIGPLTEAGQNRFAWMIRKPDENGTINQQEITPWNFTQMVDQAASANAFIRNMTAHDTYLLAEDVLPKASLLYQRFKVLDELNTIRINGQQRLTVAQKQSIYRDLFMQTKTVTVKRLARYMVDQKWFKGTDADNRTSLPTISGLTDPKRFVSSLSSYLDLRRILGSQADKPKHYRDLERIIEWSTVFPSGHIYKEKLNELHWLGVMERSQLAGLHYAGWGRLSNRLLTKLYDNEGRSIMDLLWQTNQNFMQIISKRVFQAQLQAENAAYLSNDTLDSVLDRAYLSPVNKKAIRQALYVINDVQKFMGSAPKTISINFVRQQQPSTASNERKKKLQKLYDALPGEFVKQHKERCQKLKMALKQTKTIDDRLYLYFQQFGTDLYTGGSLNQDDLDLYAVSPILPMNLTNDDSMNNKVLTARKVAAADWTTVRTKRRQLWDDLARAGLLPVYKKNRLLQDPQHLSDVERLHLLNRALNEKSTVARFTAALLTDRYPQVEVIEVRQAMINQLRRGWQMPRMPLINDYDAGMDAYLIGAVGQYLYQAYPKLRSFFVYGRYQRTPVDSELKNRQFIRRLRDLNLLYPLVAKRKPATLSREREVMADQIAREARIVYGYHYMIVHQMATEFRGALFDATKVSHLKATDKFIPLKKGLPTTIYGGYAKSNMGFMTILRVEPSQRQKPAYLRVLGIRRIDSDRINQLLAANRRQEAEQAIIKAVQIYLTKGERQSRLTVVVPKVLHGQEVKTMAGSYQMSSFKYKRSSSQLILTPQTRWELYQAMAGRMDDEQAERVLLQAYDEILSQLDHFTLFMQAGNQPAPAERLKAYQQVFEQLPLRNGLKGSDKLTIFRNILMSLHADAFFATLTDKQGRPIIKNFGLFSTTAISLPIGTKLWFSSPTGLHRSYKSLG comes from the coding sequence ATGACTACTAGCAAAGATTACAGTCTGGCATTAAGCATTGCATCAGATCGCATCGGCTATGCCGCAATCGACAATAACTTTAAGGTGATTCATCGTGACCGCAAGCGAGTTGTAGGCGTCAGCAAGTTCACACCGGGCGAGACGGCTGAAGAAACCCGGCTGAAACGCACCAGTCGCCGCAATACGGCACGGCGTCGGCGGCGAATCAGCTATCTAAACGATTTTTTCGCGCCGCACCTGGCAAAAGTCGATCCAGACTTTCTGCACCGCCTGAAGTACTCTTTCGTCAACAATGAAGGCCTGTTCAGCGAACCTAAGCTGACGGCTCAATATTTTCAAAAGTATCCTACGATCTACCACCTGCGCCAGGCGCTGATGACGGAGAAACGACAATTTGATCTGCGCTTGATTTATTTGGCCATTCATCATCTGGTCAAATACCGGGGGCATTTTCTAAGCGATCTGCCAATGGCTAGCTTTGCGGAAGATGACGCACTGGATCTCGATGTCTGCCTGCAGACGATCAACTCACTGCTGGCCGCGGATCCTGCCACGGCAATGATTGAGCTGAATGCTGATACCAAAACCGGTACGCAGCTGAAAACGCTGCTGCTCGATAAGCAAGCGAAAAAAGGGCAGCTTAAAAAAGCCGCAGTAGAGCTTTTGATCAACAGCAGTGAAAAAGGCAAGCTGCTCAAGCTGGAAAAACAGGCGGCCACCGCAGTCGTCAACGCCATTACCGGCGACGACTTCAGTATTGATCAGCTGTATCGGCCGGAAACGCCAACTGGCATCAAACTTAATTTCGGCTCCGAAACGTTTGATCAAGACGTACTTGAACTGGGCGATCTGCTTACGTCGGAACGGCAAGCAATTCTGCAGGTGCTGGAACGACTGTACAGCCGTTTAACCTTAGAACGACTCGTTCCGGACGGCAAAAGCATTTCGCAGGCTAAGATTGAAGCCTACGATCGCTATGATCAGCAGCTGCACGTACTGAAACGCTTCTGGCTGGACGCTGATCTGAAAGACTATCGAATCCTAAAGGACGCCTATGACCGCTATGCCGGCAAGAAGCGCAATGCTAGACCAGACAAGAACCTGACGCGCGAACAGTTCAATGATGTGGTCAAAAAGGTCTTAAAACAGCAACGCTATCAAGCAGTTCCGGCAGCTCAGCAGCTGCTTGCTTGGATTGATGCCGATAATTTTCTGGTTAAGCAGCGGATTCGGGAAAACAGCGCCATTCCGCACCAACTGATTCAGCATGAGCTGGACCTGATTATTAACAATCAGTGGCAGTACTATCCATTTCTGGCAGAGCCGAATCCGGTTGAAGAACGACGTGACGAAGCGCCTTACAAGCTGGATGAGCTGATTGCCTTTCGGATTCCTTACTACATTGGTCCTTTGACGGAAGCAGGGCAGAACCGCTTTGCTTGGATGATCCGCAAGCCAGACGAAAACGGCACGATTAATCAGCAGGAAATTACGCCATGGAATTTCACGCAAATGGTTGATCAGGCCGCGTCCGCCAATGCGTTTATCCGCAATATGACGGCGCATGATACCTATCTGCTGGCCGAAGACGTACTTCCTAAAGCCAGTCTGCTGTATCAGCGCTTTAAGGTCTTAGATGAGCTGAATACGATTCGAATCAACGGCCAGCAACGGTTAACCGTCGCGCAGAAGCAAAGCATCTATCGTGATTTGTTCATGCAGACCAAGACGGTTACTGTAAAAAGACTGGCCCGATATATGGTCGATCAAAAGTGGTTCAAGGGAACTGACGCTGATAATCGAACCAGTCTACCGACAATCAGCGGTCTAACTGATCCAAAACGGTTTGTCAGTTCTTTAAGCAGCTATTTAGACCTGCGGCGAATCTTAGGCAGTCAGGCAGACAAGCCGAAGCATTATCGTGATCTGGAGCGGATCATCGAGTGGTCAACCGTTTTCCCCAGCGGTCATATCTACAAGGAAAAGCTGAATGAGCTGCACTGGCTGGGCGTTATGGAGCGCAGTCAGCTGGCGGGCCTGCACTATGCCGGCTGGGGACGGCTTTCGAACCGACTGCTGACCAAGCTGTATGACAACGAAGGACGATCGATCATGGATCTACTCTGGCAGACCAATCAAAACTTCATGCAGATCATTTCCAAACGGGTTTTCCAAGCACAGCTGCAGGCAGAAAACGCGGCCTATCTGAGCAATGATACGCTGGATAGCGTGCTGGACCGGGCCTATCTTTCGCCAGTCAATAAAAAGGCGATTCGTCAGGCACTCTATGTCATTAACGATGTGCAGAAATTTATGGGGTCTGCGCCCAAAACCATCAGCATTAATTTTGTCCGTCAGCAGCAGCCGTCAACTGCTTCAAATGAGCGCAAAAAGAAGCTCCAGAAGCTTTACGATGCCTTGCCAGGGGAATTTGTCAAACAGCACAAAGAACGCTGTCAGAAGCTTAAAATGGCGCTTAAACAAACGAAGACGATTGATGATCGCTTGTATCTGTATTTCCAACAGTTCGGTACGGATCTCTATACTGGTGGAAGCTTAAATCAAGACGATCTTGATCTTTATGCGGTCTCACCGATTCTGCCTATGAATCTGACCAACGATGACTCAATGAACAATAAGGTGCTGACGGCTCGGAAAGTTGCTGCTGCAGATTGGACGACGGTCCGTACTAAACGCCGGCAGCTTTGGGACGATCTGGCACGGGCGGGACTGCTGCCGGTCTACAAGAAAAACCGCCTGCTGCAGGATCCGCAGCATTTAAGCGATGTTGAACGGCTGCACTTACTGAATCGCGCGCTGAATGAAAAATCTACGGTGGCCAGATTTACGGCAGCACTTTTGACCGATCGCTATCCGCAGGTTGAGGTCATCGAAGTACGGCAAGCAATGATCAATCAGCTGCGCAGAGGGTGGCAGATGCCACGCATGCCATTGATCAACGACTACGATGCCGGTATGGACGCCTACCTAATTGGTGCGGTTGGTCAATACCTGTATCAGGCCTATCCGAAACTGCGCAGTTTCTTCGTTTACGGCAGATATCAGCGCACGCCGGTTGACAGTGAGCTGAAGAATCGTCAGTTCATTCGCCGCCTGCGCGACTTAAACCTGCTATATCCGCTCGTGGCCAAACGCAAGCCGGCAACATTAAGCAGGGAACGGGAAGTGATGGCTGATCAGATTGCAAGAGAAGCACGAATCGTTTACGGCTATCACTACATGATCGTGCACCAGATGGCCACGGAGTTCAGGGGCGCCTTGTTTGATGCCACCAAGGTCTCACACTTGAAAGCCACTGACAAGTTCATTCCGCTGAAGAAGGGCCTGCCAACCACTATTTATGGCGGATATGCCAAGAGCAACATGGGCTTTATGACGATTCTGCGCGTTGAGCCAAGTCAGCGTCAAAAACCGGCCTACCTGCGTGTGCTTGGAATTCGGCGGATCGATTCTGACCGCATCAATCAGCTGCTGGCAGCCAACCGCCGGCAGGAGGCAGAACAGGCCATCATCAAAGCCGTACAGATCTATCTGACCAAGGGAGAACGGCAGAGCCGGCTAACGGTGGTCGTGCCTAAGGTGCTGCATGGTCAAGAAGTCAAGACAATGGCCGGCAGCTATCAAATGAGCAGCTTCAAGTACAAGCGCAGCAGCAGTCAGCTGATTTTGACGCCGCAGACGCGCTGGGAGCTGTACCAGGCAATGGCTGGCCGAATGGACGATGAACAGGCTGAACGAGTGCTACTACAGGCCTATGACGAAATTCTAAGCCAGCTGGATCACTTTACTCTGTTCATGCAGGCAGGGAACCAGCCAGCGCCGGCCGAACGCTTAAAAGCCTATCAGCAAGTCTTTGAGCAATTGCCATTAAGGAATGGTCTCAAGGGATCCGACAAACTGACGATCTTCCGGAACATCTTGATGAGCCTGCATGCCGATGCGTTCTTTGCTACACTCACGGATAAGCAGGGACGGCCGATTATTAAGAATTTTGGACTGTTTTCAACAACAGCAATCAGTCTGCCGATTGGAACCAAACTCTGGTTCAGCTCGCCGACTGGCCTGCACCGCAGCTATAAATCATTAGGATAA
- a CDS encoding Fic family protein translates to MLEDKFELTKDLNRRFARSNLTHLVYITSRFEGIKATLSQTQMIIDGLGVDDVPTDDINIIVQLKRGWQYVINSDEKLDLDFLKNVNRIVALNESLAPGELRTGEGGVDTELGEYKPPMVNSEAEAGYLSELLANKNSSITDKSLTLMYHLMRNQIFWDGNKRTATLVANKLMIDNGAGLISVPLDKWPEWNNLIAKYYMTNDISKLKHWTYENGIEVHI, encoded by the coding sequence ATGTTAGAAGATAAGTTTGAGCTGACCAAAGATCTAAATAGACGTTTTGCGAGAAGTAACTTAACCCATCTGGTTTATATCACTTCACGGTTTGAAGGTATAAAGGCGACTCTTTCCCAGACGCAAATGATAATCGATGGATTAGGGGTTGATGATGTACCTACTGACGATATAAATATTATTGTTCAACTGAAACGAGGTTGGCAATATGTAATCAACTCTGATGAAAAACTTGATTTAGATTTTTTAAAAAACGTAAATCGAATTGTAGCATTAAACGAATCTTTGGCACCAGGCGAGTTGAGAACTGGTGAAGGAGGAGTTGATACCGAATTAGGCGAATATAAGCCGCCAATGGTTAATAGTGAAGCAGAAGCAGGATACTTGAGCGAGTTATTGGCAAACAAAAATAGTTCAATAACTGATAAGTCGTTAACTCTGATGTATCACTTAATGCGGAACCAAATCTTTTGGGACGGCAACAAGCGAACCGCAACATTAGTCGCTAATAAGCTTATGATCGACAATGGGGCTGGGCTAATAAGCGTTCCGCTTGATAAGTGGCCGGAATGGAATAATTTAATTGCCAAGTACTACATGACGAATGATATATCAAAATTAAAACATTGGACTTACGAGAATGGCATTGAGGTTCATATATAG
- a CDS encoding restriction endonuclease subunit S translates to MANVETTKKQLREMGFSPKDGVENKYEYALYYKDQYVDTITVDFNEKKTGLVNWGHVKSLDRKTSSVLNKPEFIIQLFWYIRLIKSGYRPENIAIEKAIQLGRKPAYIDLVVFSPSGVPFMVLDVKTPGKEFKRNSKELSRSQGQIASYYALSSNLQYVGVVSADFNDTYISPEQFIVTTSEWKKYGSLEEYVQNGNVHILNEAFEISPSILPYSLEGIQRKPKDLIDLDESTSSLMFHNFLKILRKHGISDKTNAFNKVLNLFVAKIVDEFNTPESENLSFQKRNNESLEDLYARIESLYSQGLRDFIQIYIDTDKDMDEIKQLISTFAGTKTDDLIKKIEHLQSKTNSDFQFKDVYDEKTYHDNLIILKELVDLIAPYKLKYAKKQQFLGDFFENILSNGFKQEAGQFFTPVPLAKFMVESLPLKEKTNHIMNDSMTRQLLPEMIDFASGSGHFLTEYMDRMQRIISNIDITGLSNANKKMFQQFKTNPFEWSRNYVYGLDVDYRLVKTSKVSTFLNGDGDAIIRRANGLDSFTSPDYVGDLHVDKKQYANPVFDVLIANPPYHVDEFKSELPNLEEDFKLGSLITENSSEIEALFIERASQLLKATGLMAIVLPSAILNTENKIYVQARQILLQRFKIVAVMKNPSRSTFAATKVETVTIFAIRRKDADIRRIQEDIEHLLNGTSINDITLNGNEKCISSYLREVFGNNFGISDYEKLLNDTYDGENQTANDYLKQYKKLKEPLTKTEYIKQEEITRLLNYSLSMHECVIIQTPDNKKDEEELLLGYKFNTRRGHEGIHPRIKNYSIEDLTLLYGSKGNFLNKVVHDAFLGKAKSTVIDDVAKPYFRVTRLDKLLDFSVKDNTFKISLNKALKETVSDYGDEGTISLEKVAELLNGDAIKASAVSPGEIPVIAGGREPAYYTAEPNRLTPTITVSKSGEYAGYIAYHSDPIFASDCFTITAKEDSGYTTLDLYYLLKNKQDDVYSFATGSVQKHVYVKNMERFKIPNVKIQKDKVTNLISKLKATADEQKNLSIKLQKLQRDLLGSIDAIYTKNSDKLITLGELESEGIIKVKGGKRIPKEYDYAPFKTNHFYPVISDFENNSINLENAKYIDDETFDHIKNYILNDSDVFISAAGTIGKVGMIPRLQDKNVTISLTENAHKIVTKNPNKINSRYLMFILNATQVQKSILDSITKTGTPKLAIDSLRNIKIPFISQEEQTKIAGELNDINDQIAYDLTLLK, encoded by the coding sequence ATGGCAAATGTCGAAACTACAAAGAAACAACTTAGAGAAATGGGCTTTTCACCAAAAGATGGTGTGGAAAATAAGTATGAATATGCCCTCTACTATAAAGATCAGTATGTAGACACAATTACGGTGGATTTTAACGAAAAAAAAACAGGATTAGTTAATTGGGGACATGTAAAATCTTTAGATCGTAAGACGAGTTCAGTTTTAAATAAGCCAGAGTTTATAATTCAATTATTTTGGTATATTAGACTGATTAAATCAGGATACAGGCCGGAAAATATTGCGATTGAAAAAGCAATTCAGTTAGGGAGAAAACCTGCGTATATTGACTTAGTAGTATTTTCACCTAGTGGTGTACCATTTATGGTCTTAGATGTTAAAACTCCTGGAAAAGAATTTAAACGAAATTCAAAAGAATTAAGTAGAAGTCAAGGACAGATAGCAAGTTATTACGCACTAAGTTCCAATCTGCAGTATGTGGGGGTAGTTTCTGCCGACTTTAACGACACGTATATTAGTCCTGAACAATTTATAGTAACAACTTCTGAATGGAAAAAATATGGAAGCTTAGAGGAATATGTACAAAATGGTAACGTACATATTCTTAATGAAGCCTTTGAGATATCTCCATCTATCTTGCCTTATAGTTTGGAAGGAATTCAGAGAAAACCAAAGGACCTTATAGATTTGGATGAGTCTACTTCCTCATTGATGTTTCACAATTTTCTGAAAATTCTTAGGAAGCATGGAATTTCTGATAAAACGAATGCTTTTAACAAAGTGCTGAATCTATTCGTAGCTAAAATTGTTGATGAGTTTAATACCCCTGAATCAGAAAATTTATCTTTTCAGAAGCGAAATAATGAATCACTAGAAGATTTGTATGCACGGATTGAGTCTTTATACTCACAAGGACTACGTGACTTCATTCAAATATATATCGACACCGATAAAGATATGGATGAAATTAAGCAGCTTATTTCTACGTTTGCTGGAACCAAGACGGACGATTTAATAAAGAAAATAGAACATTTACAGAGTAAAACCAACTCTGACTTTCAATTTAAAGATGTTTATGATGAAAAAACATATCATGATAATTTAATAATCCTTAAAGAACTGGTAGACCTTATAGCGCCGTATAAACTAAAATATGCGAAAAAACAACAATTTTTAGGCGACTTTTTTGAAAATATTCTATCCAATGGATTTAAGCAAGAAGCGGGCCAATTCTTTACACCAGTTCCTTTAGCGAAGTTCATGGTTGAATCATTACCACTAAAAGAAAAGACTAATCATATAATGAATGATTCAATGACTCGGCAGCTCTTACCAGAGATGATCGATTTTGCTTCAGGTAGTGGACATTTTCTTACTGAATATATGGATCGTATGCAACGTATAATTTCTAATATAGATATTACCGGTCTATCGAATGCCAATAAAAAAATGTTCCAACAGTTTAAGACTAATCCATTCGAATGGTCGAGAAATTATGTTTATGGGTTGGACGTTGATTATAGATTGGTAAAAACGTCTAAAGTTAGTACCTTTTTGAATGGTGATGGTGATGCCATAATCCGTCGGGCAAACGGATTAGATTCATTCACCTCGCCAGATTATGTAGGCGATTTACATGTTGACAAGAAGCAATATGCAAATCCGGTTTTCGATGTTTTAATCGCAAATCCACCGTATCATGTCGATGAATTTAAATCTGAACTACCAAATCTAGAAGAGGATTTTAAATTAGGCAGTCTAATTACGGAAAACAGTTCAGAAATTGAAGCTTTATTTATTGAAAGAGCCTCGCAGTTATTGAAGGCGACAGGTTTGATGGCAATTGTTTTACCTTCAGCTATCCTAAATACAGAAAATAAAATATATGTTCAAGCCAGACAGATCTTATTACAGCGATTCAAGATAGTTGCAGTAATGAAGAATCCAAGTAGGTCTACTTTTGCGGCAACCAAAGTCGAAACAGTTACAATTTTTGCAATTAGGAGAAAGGATGCCGATATAAGAAGGATTCAAGAGGATATTGAACACTTGTTAAATGGGACTTCTATAAATGACATTACCCTTAATGGCAATGAAAAATGTATTAGTTCTTATCTAAGAGAGGTTTTTGGAAATAACTTTGGTATTTCTGACTACGAAAAGCTATTGAATGATACCTATGATGGGGAAAACCAAACAGCTAACGACTATCTTAAGCAATATAAAAAATTGAAAGAGCCATTAACTAAAACTGAGTATATAAAGCAAGAAGAGATTACTAGACTACTAAATTATTCTTTATCAATGCATGAATGTGTCATTATACAAACACCAGATAATAAGAAAGATGAAGAAGAATTATTATTGGGTTATAAATTCAACACTCGTAGAGGTCACGAAGGAATTCATCCAAGAATTAAAAATTATTCAATTGAAGATCTTACGCTTCTATATGGCAGTAAGGGTAATTTCTTGAATAAAGTTGTTCACGATGCTTTCTTAGGGAAAGCTAAAAGTACCGTAATTGATGATGTCGCTAAGCCTTACTTCAGAGTTACCAGGTTAGACAAACTATTGGATTTTAGTGTTAAGGACAACACGTTTAAAATTTCGCTTAATAAAGCTCTTAAAGAAACTGTTTCAGATTATGGCGATGAAGGAACAATCTCACTAGAAAAAGTTGCGGAACTTCTAAATGGTGATGCCATAAAAGCATCAGCGGTATCCCCGGGTGAGATACCGGTTATTGCAGGTGGCAGGGAACCTGCATATTATACGGCTGAGCCAAATCGTCTAACTCCAACAATAACGGTTTCTAAAAGTGGAGAATATGCCGGCTACATTGCATACCATAGTGATCCAATATTTGCATCAGATTGTTTTACCATTACTGCAAAAGAAGATTCGGGATACACTACTTTGGATCTATACTATCTGTTAAAAAACAAACAGGATGATGTATATTCTTTTGCTACAGGTTCAGTACAGAAGCATGTTTATGTTAAAAACATGGAAAGATTCAAGATACCGAATGTCAAAATACAAAAAGATAAGGTTACAAACCTTATATCAAAGCTCAAAGCAACAGCAGACGAACAGAAAAACTTATCTATAAAATTGCAAAAATTACAAAGAGACCTGCTTGGTTCCATTGATGCAATCTACACCAAGAATTCTGATAAGTTAATTACACTAGGGGAGTTGGAATCAGAAGGTATTATTAAAGTAAAAGGCGGTAAAAGGATTCCTAAAGAGTATGACTATGCTCCGTTTAAAACCAATCATTTTTATCCAGTAATTAGTGATTTTGAGAATAATAGTATTAACTTAGAAAATGCAAAGTATATTGATGATGAGACATTTGATCACATTAAAAATTATATATTAAATGATTCTGATGTTTTCATTTCTGCTGCTGGAACTATTGGAAAAGTTGGTATGATTCCGCGTTTACAAGATAAAAACGTTACTATCTCTTTAACTGAAAATGCACATAAGATTGTCACAAAAAATCCCAACAAGATTAATAGTCGATACCTTATGTTTATACTGAACGCAACTCAAGTGCAAAAATCAATTCTTGATTCGATAACAAAAACAGGTACACCAAAATTAGCCATTGATTCCTTGAGAAATATTAAAATTCCTTTTATATCGCAAGAAGAACAAACTAAGATAGCTGGCGAATTAAATGATATTAATGATCAAATTGCCTATGATCTTACCTTGTTAAAATAA
- a CDS encoding N-6 DNA methylase: protein MAKKEVRTDLWVASQLQEAGINFDAQGSNVKEINDALKTASKRGTGQAGYPEYVAVIKDYVLVVEDKATLDKQKQLDENGILAMDVKAVTDYAVNGAYFYAKHIAQNSTFKKVFAVGVSGSEKHHKITPLYVDDREGYKELPDLESFVSFSPANIREYYTRYVLEEQTDVEKTTAQILKDAAELHEYLRTYGTLKDQDKPLVVAGILLALDEIEYGGFNIDSLTGDQTPGMYDGDKLMNAIKGRLTRSNVGPDAKKDKLLAEFSILQTSFRLNEVNETLGKTPLRYYTEFLYDRVFKSIKYQKTSEDFIGRFYGEFMSYSGGDGQTLGIILTPHHITDLMCELTNVQADDVVLDPTCGTGGFLISAMHRMLALAESDQQRKNIKKKQLHGFELQSNMFAVACTNMILRRDGNSNLECCDFLAKNPAQVQLKGATVGLMNPPYSQGTKADPSQYELSFIEHLLDSLTIGARAAVIVPQSSMTGKSKAEKDFKDSIMEKHTLEGVITCNPDTFYGVGVNPVIAVFTAGEPHPADKICKFIDFRDDGYEVRAHVGLVEGDSAKDKRQHLLDVWNGRTEAPSKFCVESTVKPDDEWLHSFYYFNDEIPTDADFEKAIGDYLTFEFSMIMQNREYLFEDKKEGNFDEETR from the coding sequence TTGGCTAAAAAAGAAGTAAGAACCGACTTGTGGGTAGCTTCCCAGCTTCAAGAAGCCGGAATTAATTTTGATGCGCAGGGATCCAACGTGAAGGAAATTAACGATGCCCTAAAGACTGCCTCAAAACGCGGGACGGGTCAGGCCGGCTACCCGGAGTACGTTGCCGTTATCAAAGACTACGTGCTCGTAGTTGAGGATAAGGCTACACTGGATAAGCAGAAGCAACTGGACGAAAACGGGATTCTTGCGATGGACGTCAAAGCCGTAACCGACTATGCCGTCAACGGTGCCTATTTCTATGCCAAACATATCGCGCAAAACAGCACCTTTAAGAAGGTCTTTGCCGTTGGCGTGTCAGGCAGCGAAAAGCATCATAAGATTACGCCGCTTTATGTTGATGATCGCGAAGGATATAAGGAACTGCCAGACCTTGAATCTTTCGTCTCATTCTCGCCGGCCAACATACGCGAATACTACACACGCTACGTGCTTGAGGAGCAGACGGACGTCGAGAAGACGACGGCGCAGATTTTAAAGGACGCGGCTGAGCTGCACGAGTATCTGCGTACGTACGGGACGCTGAAAGATCAAGACAAGCCGCTGGTCGTTGCAGGAATCTTGCTGGCGCTGGATGAGATTGAATACGGCGGCTTCAATATTGATAGTCTGACGGGCGATCAGACGCCCGGCATGTACGACGGCGATAAGCTGATGAATGCCATTAAAGGACGCCTGACACGTTCAAACGTGGGTCCAGATGCCAAGAAAGACAAGCTACTGGCCGAGTTTTCAATTCTTCAGACCAGTTTCCGCTTAAATGAGGTCAACGAAACGCTAGGAAAAACGCCATTAAGATACTATACGGAATTTCTGTACGATCGCGTCTTTAAAAGCATCAAGTACCAAAAGACCAGCGAGGACTTCATCGGACGGTTCTATGGCGAGTTCATGAGCTATTCCGGCGGCGACGGTCAGACGCTGGGCATAATTCTTACGCCGCATCATATTACGGATTTAATGTGTGAGCTGACGAACGTGCAGGCAGATGACGTCGTTTTGGACCCAACCTGCGGAACGGGCGGATTCCTGATTTCAGCCATGCACCGCATGCTGGCGCTGGCCGAGTCGGATCAGCAGCGGAAGAACATCAAGAAGAAACAGCTCCATGGTTTTGAGCTACAGAGCAATATGTTTGCCGTTGCCTGCACTAATATGATTCTGCGTCGCGACGGCAACAGCAATCTGGAGTGCTGCGACTTTCTTGCCAAAAACCCGGCGCAAGTGCAGCTGAAGGGCGCAACCGTTGGCTTAATGAATCCGCCATACTCGCAAGGCACCAAAGCAGATCCGTCACAATATGAGCTTTCCTTCATTGAGCACCTGCTGGATTCTTTAACGATTGGCGCCAGAGCCGCGGTGATCGTGCCACAATCCAGCATGACGGGAAAATCCAAGGCGGAAAAGGACTTTAAAGACTCAATCATGGAGAAGCATACGCTGGAAGGCGTGATAACCTGCAATCCAGATACCTTTTATGGCGTGGGAGTCAACCCAGTCATTGCCGTGTTCACGGCTGGGGAGCCACACCCGGCAGACAAAATCTGCAAATTTATCGATTTTCGCGATGATGGCTATGAGGTGCGGGCACACGTTGGGCTGGTCGAAGGCGATTCTGCCAAAGACAAGCGTCAGCATCTGCTGGACGTCTGGAACGGCCGTACCGAAGCACCATCAAAGTTCTGCGTTGAATCTACCGTCAAGCCTGATGACGAATGGTTGCACTCATTCTATTATTTCAATGACGAGATTCCGACTGATGCCGACTTTGAGAAGGCTATTGGCGACTACCTGACGTTTGAGTTCTCCATGATCATGCAGAACCGTGAGTATCTGTTTGAAGACAAAAAGGAGGGGAATTTTGATGAAGAAACTCGTTGA